Part of the Plutella xylostella chromosome 22, ilPluXylo3.1, whole genome shotgun sequence genome is shown below.
ccactgtgcaaacttacatgtgtgcgtgtcactgcgtgtgctgtgtgaagagcattgaaaacccaaaattggcgcggcacgtcaccctgtacgggcccttaaaatAATCTCGTTCTCGGTGACGTGACGGTGACGACGCCGGTGGACAGACGTACTATTACTCTAGATTGTCTAGATATGCAGATATATGAGTGTGTTTGGGTTTAGCCGAGACTGTTACTGTGTGAGTACTCACCACTACAAACGACCAGAACGTCAGAAACACCACGAGGAAGAAGAACGTCACTATGGGCTGCAGGAAAAGCGTCGGTATGGAGCCGAGGCAGTGCGCCGTCTCCTTGAATAGGGCGGCCAGGAACGACACGCGCGACCGCATCACCCACACCAGCAGTAGGATTATTACCTGCGGAATAATGGGGGTTACATTTGTGCCTTACAATATTTCTATAGTGGATGATATCTCTcctactcgggagctaggctggctgagctggaattaaggggatatgtacaaaggttccgctcgagagagccacgtacaggaagtTTGctccctctcagaatagaataggataTCTCTCctagtgacgtatcaactgcaTACCTAGCACGGTGCGTTAGACGCGTAAAACAAGACGTGATAAAAATCTTGCGTCGCGCTCGCCCCaggttttgtaatttattgatttgaCTGGTTGGTCTATTAGTGCTCAGATATTTAAAGGTGACGATCCAGCCTAGATTCTTTTGCAAGAGGTCTTTTTTACTAGTTGAATAAAAGACAAATAATAGGTAACATTGGAATGGAATCATTACTATCAGTTTCGTTAGTAAACATGTACCtattaaattatacctactttatttttatctcaAGGTGCTAATGGTTATGAGGGACCTGTGATTTCtataaataactaactaaTTACTCAGTTATGAAAATGTGTACTTACAGTTATTATTGTAGCTATAATGGAGTACCATAAAAATGCCTTTTCATTTTTCAATGACTcctgaaaatttaataatttcatttagaATTTCCTATAGtctaaaaaaatgcaatttaaAATAGAATACTCTTAAAGAAAACGTTACAATATGATAACTTATATATAGAATAGTAcgaaaaaggcggtcttattgcttaaatcaatctctaccagacaacctttggatggaagagacaattAAAATCTCATTATGCCCTAAAATCCGAAAAAAATTTATATCTTACAGCCAGGAAAGCAGTTTCAGTGAAGTTCTTATGTCCAGTCCTCAGTTCGTGGTAGGTGTACCACAGCAGGGCAGTCCCAGCCACGCTGACTATGGACACTATGATCATGAATATCCACGAGACCAGAGATGCGAGTAGATGCAGGATTGACACCATTAGGAGAGAGCAAACTGAAAATAATTAGGACATAAAGGCTGGCTAAAACTTACaagatatatttaatattgacaTAATTGGTTGTgctttacttaataaaatcttttttcatattaaaattGGGTACAGTTTATAAGtttcagtaaaaatatataaaggaTATCCTCtcatttttcattattatgaCATCACCTACCAACGCTAGACATGCAATCtattaatgtacctacatagttgGATGGAGTCATGACATCATTGAGTCAGTTGTTAAATTTGCTTCCCACATGTTACACACACATGTTACATCTCATCAGATCTTActtatttcattcatttatttattgtttagtgttattttttttactagatATTTTTGGTAACTAAGTTAAAAAACCCACCAACTCAGGAACTGCTATAGATTGCAATGATGCAAACAAAtgaaaagtgaaaaaaaaaaaaaaaaaaaaaaaaaaaaaaaaaaaaaaaaaaaaaaactcaggAACTTGAAGAAGCTAGCTATACTTACTAAAGGCAACTATGACACATATTATCATCTCCTTCCAGGACGAGTATAGATCAGAAAGCATCTGCTCTATGGTGTCCCAGCTGTTGAGCAGATCATAGAAGTCATCAAACACCTTTTCAGCTATATCCTTGGCAGATTTAGGGAAACATCTGTTTAGAACTGGAAATGTATCATAGACAGGCAGAGTCGGGCATGGaccaataaatttattcaaatcTGGTGATGCTGTCACATTGTTCAAATGTATGTCGTATCTGCAGAGGCTTGATCCAGTATCACGGTAAAACTTTTGAATATCAGCTAAGCTTTCCAATTTCTTGTCCGGACATTTTTTCACACATATCTTCAGAGACCTTCTCAATTCTTTCAAGTCCATAAAGAATAGGTAGCTCTTGTCTTCTGTGCTGATGCCCGCAAGTGGAAAATCTATGAGCTTAGCATTTTTATTCACACCACATGTATTGCCAAAAGAGTCAAATCCATTTATGACTCTCAATGGGTTCCCATAAACAAAAGATATGGCAGCCACAACTAACTGAAATAAGAATTAAAACTTAGCATACtatagttaaattaaatttaaaaaactactACACTTTTACAATGATCATACTGATTTTATATGTCGAGAAAGTACCAAATTATTTAGCCTAGATCGATATCAGCAGGGTGTTTTGTTTTAGATAAgagtattataataaactCACCATCAAAATCCAGAAAATGATATAAAGGATGAGCCAAAATATATCTGTGCAGCCTTTTTTAGGTGTCTCATTTTGTGGTGATATTTCACTTTGTGCACAACCCATGGCGAATACGGTGAGTTtgctgaaaaactttttaattcatcacaaataaatattgattttgATTGTGTTTCTGCGTccacttttacaaaatataacacaaagtcacaaacacaacaaacaccgccgccgccgcgccaacAAGAAAAACGAAAACGCCAAAATGCacagattaaaaaataaatagtgttgTATTCACAACGAGACTGATACGCTTAGGTCTTCATGAATGTGCGATAACGATAACGATTGGctaccatcatcatcatcattatcagcccgtatctgccctaaggttaaaaaaaatacagctcGACTGCCTGACATACGACGGACGCGGCTTACGGCTGTCAGCCGTTCAGCTTCAGCTTGTTCGAGAGCGATCTGGCACGAACTATctcaaattcaaatttcaaattcaaatttcaaattcaaattcaaatcatttaATTCAGACTCGAAGTCCATAAGAAAGATAACACAATTAATATTCACAATcaaatttaaacacaataaaatacatatatgcaATCAAAGGACCGTGCACACTTATCAAtcgcggctgacagccgcgtccgATGGTGTGTCGGCATCTTTATTTGCCAGGCTGTTGAAACACAGAGTAGGATTATGAATGTCACTGTCATTTTAACCACTGAGTAAAACTTGTAAACAACTGGGTCTTTTAACATAACCTAAAATTTACAAATCAATATCAATCAAGGTGTTACTTTATTTCGCAAACACATTTAATTTGATTCAGAATGAACATCAACTTAAATCTGGTGAATAAACTGTCAGCCATTAGTAAAAGTATATTGTGCAAaagatacttaaataataatgttgcgTCAGTTACCAAAATACACAGAGAGGTCTATACCAGAATGTATCCTACTATTGTAGTTCTTTCTGATGGATCTTCTATCAACATCCGATACCATGAACCTAGGAAAATTATCAAGGTATTGATATTTTACTATACTTACGCTTATCATGTTGTTGAcaaactagggtttgtcaccgtggtaaAAGGATTGGTCAGTCAGTCACTGCGCTGATTCCACAGGGGTCGCGATGAATGTATATACAGGTGATACTTATCGAGGAAACGCCACTTCAGTACCCCTGATCACCACAGAAGATGGCTTTTCTAACACTTTCAGTAAAATACAGCTCTATGCACATAGTGCAGTGTTGTGGTCAGTGGCACATATTgatatagtatatatatatttaagtacctatagtgtTTTTTCAGGATCATATGTTCTATTGAATAActattattaagtaggtacttaaacaaCAGTATGTGACAACACCTAAATCCTTGTGATTCAACTTTTAAGATGGTTACATaaactcataaaaatataagcgGTTAAATATCTATAGCtgatttctttttatttcttacagCTGCCCCTAGATTTGTCAGAGCTATCTGAAGAGGAACGGAAGATGCGAGTAGAGAAACGAAAACCAAAGAAGAAGGTGAAAATCACTGATGATATTGAAGATAACTTTAGTTCAAGAAAATATCTAAAGTatgttaaaaagtaaaagctatattatgttgtgaataactttataatttaatatttagataaaataaatagataagtaATTTAGATTATGAACAAAGTAGGATTCCTACAGTAGCTAGTTGTAATATATAATTTGCACATGTTATATTAcaacttataataaattaaatataaaccaTCACggattttatattgttttatttaaatatttaataaaaattttgAAACGTAATTTTACCCATAAGCATAATATGTTACCTACACCAAACTAACAGGGTCGCTTTCCTCCactgcgagcttcgcttcgccttaaaagtttaCCCttggaattccgcgataaaacgtagcctatgtgttaatctagGGCCTAGGGgcgtcagctaactccataattactaaatttcgttaaaatcggTTGAGCGGTGAGCCGtgttgacgtgaagaagtaacaaacatacacaccaCACATACtgacaaactttcgcatttataatattagtaggattttCTTCGAAAACAGAAAACGAACTCGACCTTTTTTGAgggaagttattattctgaggattCAGGGCAACGCGAGCGCGTGACCACAGAGTATTTGACAATACATAGTAGGCTGGTGCCGCGTGATTGGCAGCACTGATAAAAAATCATTTCGACATTTCCTAACCCCAGTTTTGATTCCATtggaaatattaaaatttgtctTGTTGTGCGTTAAAAGTATTATTGCAGTGCTTGTATAgcattaaaacatacatagtATCCATTAGTTTCAATTGAAGCTATGGAATAATTGTCATGTGTTAAATTGTTCTTACGTAAGCTGCATCCGAAATAACTTACGAAAAAATGGGCAATAGTGTATCTGCTTTTTCTGGGGTCACCCCTTCCGATAAAGTGAATCCTCCTCCGTCATGCCCCATGCACAAGAAGACTCCTGAAGAGGCCGCTCCACCAGCGCCAGCAGCAAAGCCTTCAGAATGCCCTGTCCAACACGGGAACGATGTCAATCCTTACAACATGGTAATTTTATATCattcattaataataactatGGCCTTATGAACCACCAAACGTACCCAAGTTAAACATAAACTTCTATGAAATGTTTTAGGTTGaaatgattaaatataaatgttttccAGATGCCCCCAGCCAATCAGCAACCAGCCCCTGACCAGCCCTTCAATCTTCCAACCAACCGCCAAGTGTCGTCCATCCCCCGCGCCATGCCCGACGGCTCCACAGAGTTCTGGGTGTACCCAAGCCAGCAGATGTTCTGGAATGCCATGCTCCGCAAGGGCTGGCGCTGGAAGGACGAGGATATCAAGCCCAAAGACATGGACGACATTATTAAAATCCACAATGCCAACAATGAGCAGGttcttaatatatttttctgtaattaatatttgtttatgtgatgcaatattcatattttcaaatattgcATATAAGTGcaaattgaattaaatattttaagatttaCCAAAGCATTAAATAGTATTTATCATCAACAGGCTTGGCAAGAAGTGTTGAAATGGGAGGCCCTACATGCTAAGGAATGTGGGCACCCTCGCTTGAAGAGTTTTGGAGGCAAAGCCACTGACTACAGTCCACGGGCCAGATTCCGCAATCTGTTGGGgtcagtattttttgtttttgtgcaattattttatagttatcatattttaaagaaaaaaaaactgataagttatttgtaaaaattactatcacataatattttcttatatgCATGTGAACTTTGACATGATAGATTTGATAACTGGTAAAATTGATAGTTATGTAATAGCATTTATCTCTTATTTTTggattatacttaggtactataaGAATTATATTCCAATacagaaaactgttaaaatatgttgacttaaaatgtaaatgcaaaattatgtttttcagaTATGAACTGCCATTTGACCGCCATGACTGGATCGTGGACAGATGCGGCAAAGATGTCAGATACATTATTGACTACTACGACGGGGGCG
Proteins encoded:
- the LOC105392239 gene encoding choline transporter-like 1, with product MGCAQSEISPQNETPKKGCTDIFWLILYIIFWILMLVVAAISFVYGNPLRVINGFDSFGNTCGVNKNAKLIDFPLAGISTEDKSYLFFMDLKELRRSLKICVKKCPDKKLESLADIQKFYRDTGSSLCRYDIHLNNVTASPDLNKFIGPCPTLPVYDTFPVLNRCFPKSAKDIAEKVFDDFYDLLNSWDTIEQMLSDLYSSWKEMIICVIVAFICSLLMVSILHLLASLVSWIFMIIVSIVSVAGTALLWYTYHELRTGHKNFTETAFLAESLKNEKAFLWYSIIATIITVIILLLVWVMRSRVSFLAALFKETAHCLGSIPTLFLQPIVTFFFLVVFLTFWSFVVVCLATANYPGIPYQTNFFLNGTPLPDQVDKSAIDSQNINKSANHKTFPLEPVEFDPVWVRGMWWLCLVCLVWGSEFILGCQQMTIAGAVSHWYFRGKHAHSSPVLYSIGKLVKYHLGSVAKGSFLITLFKIPRLILTYLHAKLSARADKGSDCAKCGLKCGICCFYCLEKFIRYLNHNAYTIITIERCHFCKAAAKAFSTIVNNALQVATINSVGDFILFLGKCIVTAVTGIVGLLLLKRNTDLHFYAAPTLVICIYSFFIAHCMLSLYEMVVDTLFLCVCEDRNMNSEDGAWKNSRLAGLGSARPSPDDTADGNELNELQDKY
- the LOC105397208 gene encoding 39S ribosomal protein L55, mitochondrial; translated protein: MNINLNLVNKLSAISKSILCKRYLNNNVASVTKIHREVYTRMYPTIVVLSDGSSINIRYHEPRKIIKLPLDLSELSEEERKMRVEKRKPKKKVKITDDIEDNFSSRKYLKYVKK
- the LOC105397207 gene encoding holocytochrome c-type synthase, coding for MGNSVSAFSGVTPSDKVNPPPSCPMHKKTPEEAAPPAPAAKPSECPVQHGNDVNPYNMMPPANQQPAPDQPFNLPTNRQVSSIPRAMPDGSTEFWVYPSQQMFWNAMLRKGWRWKDEDIKPKDMDDIIKIHNANNEQAWQEVLKWEALHAKECGHPRLKSFGGKATDYSPRARFRNLLGYELPFDRHDWIVDRCGKDVRYIIDYYDGGELDNKYQFALLDVRPAFDSVENVWDRMKVTYMRYRYDLLGSKEEKLSQ